The Agelaius phoeniceus isolate bAgePho1 chromosome 26, bAgePho1.hap1, whole genome shotgun sequence genome has a window encoding:
- the DNAJC7 gene encoding dnaJ homolog subfamily C member 7, whose translation MPPPRSSAGAPCRSGPAPPYRRRSSPFRPSPRPAPPRSGPAPRGKMAAAAAEAECDVVMAAPDGPGETDSDEEARREAEAFKEQGNAYYAKKDYNEAFNYYTKAIDTCPNNASYYGNRAATLMMLGRFREALEDAQQSVRLDDSFVRGHLREGKCHLSLGNAMAASRCFQRVLELDHKNTQAQQELKNATTVLEYEKIAEVDFEKRDFRKVVFCMDRALEFAPACHRFKILKAECLALLGRYPEAQSVASDILRMDSTNADALYVRGLCLYYEDCIEKAVQFFVQALRMAPDHEKACLACRNAKALKAKKEDGNKAFKKGNYKLAYELYTEALGIDPNNIKTNAKLYCNRGTVNSKLRKLEEAIDDCTNAVKLDDTYVKAYLRRAQCYMDTEQYEDAVRDYEKVYQTEKTKEHKQLLKNAQVELKKSKRKDYYKILGVNKNASEDEIKKAYRKRALMHHPDRHSGASAEVQKEEEKKFKEVGEAFTILSDPKKKARYDSGQDLEEDGLNMGEFDPNNIFKAFFSGPGGFSFEASGPGNFFFQFG comes from the exons ATGCCGCCGCCGCGCTCCTCCGCCGGCGCCCCCTGCCGGTcgggccccgccccgccctACCGGCGGAGATCCAGCCCGTTCCGGCCctcgccccgccccgccccgccccggtccggcccagccccgcgcggtaagatggcggcggcggcggctgagGCCGAGTGCGATGTGGTCATGGCGGCGCCCGACGGGCCCGGCGAGACCGACAGCGACGAGGAGGCGCGCAG AGAAGCAGAAGCATTcaaggagcagggaaatgcaTACTATGCCAAGAAAGATTACAACGAAGCGTTCAACTACTACACAAAAGCCATAG ATACATGTCCCAATAATGCCAGTTATTATGGGAACAGAGCTGCCACGCTCATGATGCTGGGGAGGTTCCGAGAAGCGCTGGAGGACGCTCAGCAGTCAGTCAGGTTGGATGACAGCTTTGTACGG GGCCACCTCCGGGAAGGGAAGTGCCACCTTTCCCTAGGGAATGCCATGGCTGCCAGCCGCTGCTTTCAACGAGTTTTAGAACTGGATCATAAAAATacccaggcacagcaggag CTGAAGAATGCCACGACTGTGCTTGAGTATGAAAAAATAGCTGAAGTGGATTTTGAGAAACGGGATTTCAGGAAG GTTGTGTTTTGCATGGATCGTGCTTTGGAGTTCGCTCCTGCCTGTCACCGCTTCAAAATCCTCAAGGCCGAGTGTttggcactgctgggccggTACCCCGAGGCACAGTCTGTGGCCAG TGACATCCTGAGGATGGACTCCACCAACGCCGACGCGCTCTACGTGCGCGGGTTGTGCCTGTACTACGAGGACTGCATCGAGAAGGCCGTGCAGTTCTTTGTGCAGGCCCTCAGGATGGCCCCTGACCATGAGAAGGCCTGTCTTGCCTGCAGG AATGCCAAAGCACTTAAAGCGAAGAAGGAAGATGGGAATAAAGCATTCAAGAAAGGCAACTACAAACTAGCATATGAACTGTACACAGAGGCACTAGGAATAGACCCAAATAATATCAAAACAAATGCCAAACTCTACTGCAACAGGGGGACGGTTAATTCCAAG CTTAGGAAGCTCGAGGAGGCGATCGACGACTGCACGAACGCGGTCAAGCTGGATGACACCTACGTCAAAGCCTACCTGAGGAGGGCACAGTG TTACATGGACACAGAGCAATATGAAGATGCTGTAAGAGACTATGAGAAGGTTTATcagacagagaaaacaaaag AACACAAGCAGCTCCTAAAGAATGCACAGGTGGAACTgaagaagagcaaaaggaaagaCTACTACAAAATCCTGGGGGTGAACAAAAATGCCTCTGAAGATGAGATCAAGAAAGCTTACAGGAAAAGAGCACTAATGCACCATCCAG ACAGGCACAGTGGAGCAAGTGCAGAGGTacagaaggaagaagagaagaaatttaAGGAGGTTGGTGAAGCCTTTACCATCCTGTCAGATCCCAAGAAGAAGGCTCGCTATGACAGTGGGCAGGACTTGGAAGAGGATGGATTAAACATGGGAG AATTTGATCCAAATAACATCTTCAAGGCCTTCTTCAGCGGGCCAGGGGGCTTCAGCTTTGAAG cttctGGGCCTggaaatttctttttccagtttggctaa